From the genome of Stegostoma tigrinum isolate sSteTig4 chromosome 32, sSteTig4.hap1, whole genome shotgun sequence, one region includes:
- the LOC125467018 gene encoding POU class 2 homeobox associating-factor 2-like isoform X2 has protein sequence MSGSHVIPGYYGVRRPYLSDSELSHCHPSKQYTADVYSSSISGKSIGCDPPGVSGYQPLFDPYFTETFGDYRTPTFPCVANSIFTPQGPPPLIPPFPNESSHFLLRDSWESVPDSVIQGEGLCDTLQQMQATASNCQSSQDSGQALPGPDSSSPSQYRSTNRSNSMSSQGSQPYPLHPLEEMHFASSYQAASTYGCAPFMTVPSELAAKVVHLSPEESSDITTTSMHDVSSWGKEDASSTWPLYDVRRTY, from the exons ATGTCTG GTTCCCATGTAATACCTGGTTATTATGGAGTAAGAAGGCCTTACCTATCAGATTCTGAGCTATCTCATTGTCATCCGTCTAAGCAGTACACTGCAGATGTATACTCTTCTTCTATCAGCGGGAAGTCGATTGGATGTGATCCACCGGGTGTCTCagggtatcagcccctctttgaCCCATACTTTACAGAAACATTTGGAGACTACCGCACACCAACATTCCCATGTGTGGCAAATTCCATTTTCACGCCACAGGGCCCCCCACCTCTCATTCCACCTTTTCCCAATGAGTCATCACATTTTTTGCTG AGAGATTCATGGGAAAGTGTTCCAGACAGTGTCATCCAGGGCGAAGGGCTTTGTGACACCCTCCAGCAAATGCAGGCGACCGCGAGTAATTGCCAGTCTTCACAAGATAGTGGCCAAGCTCTGCCTGGTCCTGACTCCAGCTCTCCATCTCAGTACAGGAGTACCAACAGGAGCAACAGCATGTCAAGCCAGGGATCCCAGCCATATCCACTTCACCCACTAGAGGAGATGCATTTTGCCTCAAGTTACCAAGCCGCCTCAACGTATGGATGTGCCCCTTTTATGACTGTACCATCGGAACTGGCTGCCAAGGTGGTCCATCTCTCACCTGAAGAATCTTCTGACATAACAACTACTTCAATGCACGATGTCTCTTCTTGGGGAAAGGAAGATGCCAGCAGCACCTGGCCTTTGTATGATGTCAGACGGACCTATTAA